One part of the Sorangiineae bacterium MSr11954 genome encodes these proteins:
- the pyrH gene encoding UMP kinase: MAPPTRSLEERDDRTIPPAPTHPSLRYRRIVLKLSGEALSGADGGFGIRPDVIGETAAELAEVHALGVQVGIVVGGGNIFRGLKGSAAGMDRAQSDYMGMLATVINALALQDALEKANVPTRVQTAIEIRQVAEPYIRRRAIRHLEKGRMVIFAGGTGNPYFSTDTAAALRAMEIHADALFKATKVEGVYDKDPARFPDASMVTRMTFDRFLTERIGVMDSTAATLCRDNGLTIRVFKMATRGNIKRVVFGDAIGTIVET; the protein is encoded by the coding sequence ATGGCGCCTCCTACCCGATCTCTGGAAGAACGCGACGATCGAACCATCCCCCCCGCGCCCACGCACCCGAGTCTCCGCTATCGCCGGATCGTGCTCAAATTGAGCGGCGAAGCGCTTTCGGGCGCCGATGGAGGATTCGGCATCCGGCCGGACGTGATCGGCGAGACGGCTGCCGAGCTGGCCGAGGTGCACGCCTTGGGCGTGCAGGTCGGCATCGTGGTGGGCGGCGGAAACATCTTCCGCGGCCTCAAAGGCTCCGCGGCCGGCATGGACCGCGCGCAGAGCGACTACATGGGCATGCTCGCCACCGTCATCAACGCCCTGGCCCTGCAAGACGCCCTCGAGAAGGCGAACGTGCCCACGCGCGTGCAGACCGCCATCGAGATCCGGCAGGTCGCCGAGCCGTACATCCGCCGGCGCGCCATCCGCCACCTGGAAAAGGGGCGCATGGTGATCTTCGCCGGCGGCACCGGAAACCCCTACTTCTCCACGGACACCGCGGCCGCCTTGCGCGCCATGGAAATCCACGCCGACGCGCTCTTCAAGGCCACCAAGGTCGAAGGGGTCTACGACAAGGATCCGGCGCGCTTTCCCGACGCCTCCATGGTCACCCGCATGACGTTCGACCGCTTCCTCACCGAGCGCATCGGCGTCATGGATTCCACGGCGGCCACCCTCTGTCGCGACAACGGCCTCACCATCCGCGTCTTCAAGATGGCGACGCGCGGGAACATCAAGCGCGTCGTGTTCGGCGACGCCATCGGCACCATCGTCGAGACCTGA
- a CDS encoding histidine phosphatase family protein: MSDLIVIRHGETEWSRTGQHTGRTDIPLTPRGEDQAKALAPWISGRTIARVFVSPLVRARRTAALAGLPIAGDAFVLEPDLQEWDYGGYEGLTTPEIQRRHAGWNLWRDGVVPGDREHPGESIEQVASRIDRVIARVRAALAEDRGDVVTVAHGHSLRTLGSRWLDQAPQFGARLRLDPAHVSVLGLEADMGVLRAWNLVPRST, from the coding sequence ATGTCGGACCTCATCGTGATTCGCCACGGGGAAACGGAGTGGAGCCGCACCGGGCAGCATACCGGCCGCACCGACATCCCACTCACCCCGCGCGGCGAGGACCAGGCCAAGGCGCTCGCCCCTTGGATTTCCGGACGCACCATCGCCCGCGTGTTCGTGAGCCCCCTGGTCCGCGCCCGTCGAACTGCGGCGCTCGCCGGGCTTCCCATCGCGGGCGACGCCTTCGTCCTCGAGCCCGACCTCCAAGAGTGGGACTACGGCGGCTACGAGGGCCTGACCACACCCGAGATTCAACGCCGCCATGCCGGTTGGAACCTCTGGAGAGACGGTGTGGTCCCCGGCGATCGGGAGCACCCGGGCGAGTCGATCGAGCAAGTCGCGTCGCGTATCGATCGCGTCATCGCGCGGGTGCGCGCGGCCCTGGCCGAAGATCGCGGCGACGTGGTGACCGTGGCCCACGGGCACTCGCTGCGCACCCTGGGGTCGCGGTGGCTCGATCAGGCGCCCCAGTTCGGGGCGCGCTTGCGTCTCGATCCGGCGCATGTGTCGGTCCTGGGCCTCGAGGCCGACATGGGCGTTCTGAGGGCGTGGAACTTGGTCCCGCGGAGCACCTAG
- a CDS encoding acyl-CoA carboxylase subunit beta, translating into MASPENVPPHLQRLDELNEKALVGGGVERIKKQHEGGKLTARERVDLLLDPGSFVEIGRFVTHRSTDFGMENQKVLGDGVVTGYGTVDGRKVFVFAQDFTVFGGSLSGAYAQKICKVMDMAMKVGAPVIGLNDSGGARIQEGVESLAGYADIFLRNTLASGVVPQISAIMGPCAGGAVYSPAITDFILMVEGTSYMFITGPDVIKTVTHEDVTKEDLGGAHTHATKSGVCHLTSPDDQTCIAQIRQLLSFLPSNNQEDPPFRPTNDPPLREVPELDTMIPVESNKPYDVKDVITAVVDDGNLLEIAPEYAANIVVGFARIGGRVVGVVANQPQVLAGVLDIDASMKAARFVRFCDCFNVPLVTFVDVPGFLPGTDQEYGGIIKHGAKLLFAFAEATVPKVTVILRKAYGGAYDVMASKHIRADVNLAFPTAEIAVMGPDGAVNIVRRNEIAKAADPAKARADFVLDYKEKFANPYKAAELGFIDEVIYPRTLRQRLHRAIELLKDKRDSNPPKKHTNIPL; encoded by the coding sequence ATGGCCAGCCCGGAAAATGTCCCGCCGCATCTTCAGCGCCTCGACGAACTGAACGAGAAAGCGCTGGTCGGCGGTGGGGTCGAGCGAATCAAGAAACAACACGAGGGAGGAAAGCTCACGGCGCGCGAGCGCGTCGACCTCCTCCTCGACCCCGGCTCCTTCGTGGAGATCGGGCGCTTCGTCACCCATCGCAGCACCGACTTCGGCATGGAGAACCAAAAGGTCCTCGGCGACGGCGTGGTGACCGGCTACGGCACCGTCGACGGCCGCAAGGTGTTCGTCTTCGCGCAGGACTTCACGGTGTTCGGCGGCTCGCTCAGCGGCGCCTACGCGCAGAAGATCTGCAAAGTAATGGATATGGCCATGAAGGTCGGGGCGCCGGTGATCGGCCTCAACGACTCGGGTGGCGCCCGCATTCAGGAAGGCGTGGAGTCGCTCGCCGGCTACGCGGACATCTTCCTCCGCAACACCCTCGCCAGCGGCGTGGTCCCGCAAATCAGCGCCATCATGGGCCCCTGTGCGGGCGGCGCCGTGTACTCGCCCGCCATCACCGACTTCATTCTGATGGTCGAGGGCACGAGCTACATGTTCATCACGGGCCCCGACGTCATCAAAACGGTGACCCACGAGGACGTGACCAAAGAGGATCTCGGCGGCGCCCATACCCACGCGACCAAGAGCGGCGTGTGCCACCTCACGTCGCCCGACGATCAAACGTGCATCGCGCAGATCCGCCAGCTCCTCTCGTTCTTGCCTTCGAACAACCAGGAGGACCCGCCGTTCCGCCCCACGAACGATCCGCCGCTCCGGGAGGTGCCCGAGCTCGACACCATGATCCCCGTGGAGTCGAACAAACCGTACGACGTCAAAGACGTCATCACGGCGGTGGTGGACGATGGGAACCTGCTCGAGATCGCCCCCGAGTACGCCGCCAACATCGTGGTGGGGTTCGCGCGCATCGGCGGGCGGGTCGTGGGCGTAGTCGCCAATCAGCCGCAGGTGCTCGCGGGCGTGCTCGATATCGATGCATCGATGAAGGCCGCGCGCTTCGTGCGCTTCTGCGACTGCTTCAATGTGCCCCTCGTCACCTTCGTGGACGTGCCGGGCTTCTTGCCGGGCACCGATCAGGAATACGGCGGCATCATCAAGCACGGCGCGAAATTGCTCTTTGCGTTCGCCGAGGCCACCGTGCCCAAGGTCACCGTCATTCTGCGCAAAGCCTACGGCGGCGCCTACGACGTCATGGCCTCGAAGCATATTCGCGCCGACGTCAATTTGGCCTTTCCCACCGCCGAAATCGCGGTCATGGGACCCGACGGCGCGGTCAACATCGTGCGGCGCAACGAGATCGCCAAAGCCGCCGATCCGGCCAAGGCCCGCGCGGACTTCGTGCTCGACTACAAAGAGAAATTCGCCAATCCCTACAAGGCGGCCGAGCTCGGGTTCATCGACGAAGTGATTTATCCGCGCACCCTGCGCCAGCGATTGCATCGCGCGATCGAATTGCTGAAAGACAAACGCGATTCGAATCCGCCCAAGAAGCATACGAACATTCCGCTCTAA
- a CDS encoding peptidyl-prolyl cis-trans isomerase, whose translation MGRSRIILATLLLGLAPLAVASAGCNGKSHGQAAGDAAVRPSGGSLTPEEAAQVLVKVGTKTITLGEYAATLEQMDQFDRLRYQSPERRKELLQEMIQIELLAEEAAAKGYDKDPAADRDRRAIVREAFLARARKGSPSPNEVPEAEVRTYYEAHRADYRDPERRRASVIVLRDEASARALLDGARKASAAEWGELVRKKSLDPSAKNNVPVDLAGDVGMVSPPGDPRGENPRIPAEVRAALFAIGNVGDVHAKPVVSGGKAYLVRLTQKADARERSFAEAERTIRIKLAQDKMQAKESELLASLRAQYPVQIDEAALAAVKVELDAGKRN comes from the coding sequence ATGGGCCGTTCACGCATCATTTTGGCCACGCTCCTGCTAGGGCTCGCCCCGCTCGCGGTGGCGTCCGCTGGCTGCAATGGGAAATCCCATGGCCAGGCGGCGGGGGATGCGGCCGTGCGCCCCAGCGGCGGTTCGCTGACCCCGGAGGAAGCCGCCCAGGTGCTGGTGAAGGTGGGGACGAAGACCATCACGTTGGGCGAGTACGCCGCCACCTTGGAGCAGATGGACCAGTTCGATCGTCTGCGCTACCAGTCCCCCGAGCGGCGCAAGGAGCTCCTGCAGGAGATGATTCAAATCGAGCTCTTGGCGGAGGAAGCCGCGGCCAAAGGCTACGACAAGGACCCTGCCGCCGACCGCGACCGCCGCGCCATCGTGCGCGAGGCGTTCCTGGCGCGCGCCCGCAAAGGGTCGCCGTCGCCGAACGAGGTCCCCGAGGCGGAGGTCCGCACCTATTACGAGGCGCACCGGGCCGATTACCGCGATCCGGAGCGCCGTCGCGCGTCGGTGATCGTGCTGCGCGACGAGGCGAGCGCGCGCGCCCTGCTGGATGGCGCCAGGAAGGCGAGCGCCGCGGAGTGGGGCGAGCTGGTGCGCAAAAAATCGCTCGATCCGTCGGCGAAGAACAACGTCCCCGTCGATCTGGCGGGCGACGTGGGCATGGTGAGCCCGCCCGGCGATCCACGCGGCGAAAATCCGCGCATCCCCGCGGAGGTGCGCGCGGCGCTCTTCGCCATCGGCAACGTGGGCGACGTGCACGCGAAGCCCGTGGTCTCGGGCGGAAAGGCGTACCTGGTGCGGCTCACGCAAAAAGCCGACGCGCGCGAGCGCTCCTTCGCCGAGGCGGAGCGCACCATCCGCATCAAGCTCGCCCAGGACAAGATGCAGGCGAAGGAGAGCGAGCTTCTCGCCTCGCTTCGCGCACAGTATCCCGTGCAAATCGACGAGGCGGCGCTCGCGGCCGTCAAAGTCGAGCTCGACGCGGGGAAACGGAATTGA
- a CDS encoding alkaline phosphatase family protein: MTKARTSLLVLGIPVAMGMAALGACSSDDTLVVPPRDGGVDAYKPPPADAGTSLSNVGHVVVIFLENHSFDNLYGSYPGAEGLSSPTAKIPQINSDTGQPYATLPQANPQIPEGLPNEPFDITKHVPANQKTRDLVHRWYQEMGQINGGKMDLFVTKSDALGLSFGYYPTAQLPLVKLINSMPSNVTVCDHFFHAAFGGSFLNHIWLIAAATPTFPGAPASMRAQVDKDGNMIKDGVLTPEGDVVNTAYSVNAPYRKATPVAERVPNQTLPTIGDQLTAASVDWAWYSGGWNDALADKPDPTFQYHHQPFVYFEPYADGKPGRSHLKDEAEFITASKSGTLPPVSFVKPVGTDNEHPGYADLETGQKHVVELIQGLMNGPSWNDTVVIVTYDENGGFWDHVAPPKTDKWGPGSRVPAIVFSKFARSGVDSTVYDTTAILRFIEKRWNMPALNDRVGRQEDLSAHALRFDR, translated from the coding sequence ATGACAAAAGCACGCACCTCGTTGTTGGTTCTCGGCATTCCGGTCGCCATGGGCATGGCGGCGTTGGGCGCGTGCAGCTCCGACGATACGTTGGTCGTGCCCCCGCGCGACGGTGGCGTCGATGCCTACAAGCCGCCGCCGGCCGACGCGGGGACGTCGCTGTCGAACGTGGGGCACGTGGTGGTCATCTTCCTGGAGAACCACAGCTTCGACAATTTGTATGGGAGCTACCCGGGCGCCGAGGGGCTCTCGTCGCCTACGGCGAAGATCCCGCAGATCAACTCGGATACGGGGCAACCGTATGCCACCCTTCCGCAGGCCAATCCGCAGATCCCGGAAGGCCTCCCGAACGAGCCGTTCGACATCACCAAGCACGTGCCCGCCAATCAGAAGACGCGGGACTTGGTCCATCGTTGGTACCAGGAGATGGGGCAGATCAACGGCGGCAAGATGGATTTGTTCGTCACCAAGAGCGACGCCCTGGGATTGAGCTTCGGTTATTACCCCACGGCGCAATTGCCGCTGGTGAAGTTGATCAACTCGATGCCGTCCAATGTCACCGTGTGCGATCATTTCTTCCACGCGGCGTTCGGCGGCTCGTTCTTGAACCATATCTGGTTGATCGCGGCGGCGACCCCCACGTTCCCCGGCGCGCCGGCCTCGATGCGCGCCCAGGTCGACAAAGACGGGAACATGATCAAGGACGGCGTGCTCACCCCCGAGGGCGACGTGGTGAACACGGCTTACTCGGTGAACGCCCCGTACCGCAAGGCGACGCCCGTGGCAGAGCGGGTGCCCAATCAAACCTTGCCGACCATTGGCGATCAGCTCACCGCCGCCAGCGTGGATTGGGCTTGGTACTCGGGCGGCTGGAACGACGCCTTGGCCGACAAGCCCGATCCGACCTTCCAGTACCACCATCAGCCGTTCGTCTATTTCGAGCCGTACGCCGACGGCAAACCGGGCCGCTCGCACCTCAAGGACGAGGCGGAGTTCATCACCGCCTCCAAGTCGGGCACCTTGCCGCCGGTGTCGTTCGTCAAACCGGTGGGCACCGACAACGAGCACCCTGGCTACGCCGACCTGGAGACCGGCCAGAAGCACGTCGTCGAGCTGATTCAGGGCCTCATGAACGGCCCCTCGTGGAACGACACGGTGGTCATCGTGACGTACGACGAGAACGGGGGCTTCTGGGACCACGTGGCCCCGCCCAAAACCGACAAGTGGGGACCGGGCTCGCGCGTTCCGGCCATCGTCTTCTCGAAGTTCGCGCGCTCCGGGGTCGACTCCACGGTCTACGACACCACGGCCATCCTCCGCTTCATCGAGAAGCGTTGGAACATGCCGGCGCTGAACGACCGGGTCGGGCGCCAAGAGGACCTCTCCGCCCACGCCCTGCGCTTCGATCGCTGA
- a CDS encoding Uma2 family endonuclease, translating into MGSLATPNVAVHGPGSSLGEGWDLSEETMPESVLHDQAVELLKALLAAWAAKVGAMQVVRNLAVRWDEARPTIGVNPDVAVLSPPPPTDGGDLRSVRTWVEGHSAPLLGIEVVSENHPRKDYVIAPDKYAASGTRELWIFDPLLCGPAVHGGPYRLQIWHRRDGGWARIFAGEGPAYSPTLRAYAVAVDEGRKLRIADDAQATRFWLTAEEAERAAKDAERLAKESALARIAELETLLEKARAGR; encoded by the coding sequence GTGGGTTCCTTGGCCACCCCCAACGTTGCGGTGCATGGTCCGGGCTCGTCGCTCGGGGAAGGGTGGGATTTGTCCGAGGAAACGATGCCCGAGTCCGTGCTTCATGACCAGGCGGTCGAGCTGCTCAAGGCGCTCCTTGCCGCTTGGGCCGCCAAGGTCGGCGCCATGCAAGTCGTCCGCAACCTCGCCGTCCGCTGGGACGAAGCGCGGCCCACCATCGGCGTCAATCCCGATGTGGCCGTGCTCTCGCCTCCGCCGCCGACCGACGGCGGCGATTTGCGCAGCGTGCGCACGTGGGTGGAAGGGCACAGCGCGCCATTGCTCGGCATCGAGGTGGTGAGCGAGAACCATCCGCGCAAGGACTACGTGATCGCGCCCGACAAATACGCGGCCAGCGGCACCCGCGAGCTCTGGATCTTCGATCCGCTTCTGTGTGGTCCTGCGGTCCATGGCGGCCCGTATCGGTTGCAGATCTGGCACCGCCGCGACGGAGGATGGGCGCGCATCTTCGCCGGTGAGGGCCCGGCGTATTCACCTACCCTGCGGGCCTATGCCGTCGCCGTCGACGAAGGGCGCAAGCTTCGCATCGCCGACGATGCGCAGGCGACGCGGTTCTGGCTCACCGCCGAAGAGGCGGAGCGGGCCGCGAAAGATGCCGAGCGCTTGGCGAAAGAGTCCGCGCTGGCACGGATCGCCGAGCTCGAGACGCTGCTCGAAAAGGCGCGAGCCGGCCGGTGA
- a CDS encoding KamA family radical SAM protein, with protein sequence MATAPLITLRSRSNSATSANAPPGASDATIAGDAKSVDGVKLADGVKLADGVKLADGTKSAKERPRPRDWRWQIRHAITTTAALQGALNLTPRELEGAQRAERAGFPISVTPYYLSLCDHDDPECPVRKQCVPDAREGETVDGDLVDPLGEVAHEVAPGLVQRYPDRVLLLATDRCAVYCRFCTRSRMVGNGGGAMSEERLATALAYVRAHPEVRDVIVSGGDPLAMGTDRLVRLVAAVRAIPTVETIRLATRVPVTLPMRITRELTQALRPFHPLWVMTHFNHPKELTRESIAACTRLADAGFPVMNQSVLLRGINDDAATLEQLFRGLVRARVRPYYLLQTDPVRGTGHLRTSLERGVQIMSELQGRLSGIALPKLICDTPGGKGKVPLSPNYVVSAEDGRTVLTTFRGEQVAYIDPPA encoded by the coding sequence ATGGCTACCGCACCCCTCATCACCTTGCGATCCCGATCCAACTCCGCAACCTCCGCCAACGCGCCGCCGGGCGCGAGCGATGCGACGATCGCAGGCGACGCAAAGAGCGTAGACGGCGTGAAGCTCGCGGACGGCGTGAAGCTCGCGGACGGCGTGAAGCTCGCGGACGGCACGAAGAGCGCAAAAGAGCGCCCGCGCCCGCGCGATTGGCGATGGCAGATCCGCCACGCGATCACGACCACCGCGGCCCTCCAGGGCGCGTTGAACCTGACCCCGCGCGAGCTCGAAGGCGCGCAAAGGGCGGAGCGGGCCGGCTTCCCCATCAGCGTCACGCCGTACTACCTCTCGCTGTGCGACCACGACGATCCGGAGTGCCCCGTCCGCAAGCAGTGCGTGCCCGACGCGCGCGAGGGCGAGACGGTGGACGGTGATCTCGTGGACCCGCTCGGCGAGGTCGCCCACGAGGTCGCGCCGGGCTTGGTGCAGCGCTACCCGGACCGCGTTCTCCTGCTCGCGACCGACCGCTGCGCCGTGTATTGCCGCTTCTGCACGCGCTCTCGCATGGTCGGAAACGGCGGCGGCGCCATGTCGGAGGAGCGGCTCGCGACCGCGCTGGCGTACGTGCGCGCGCACCCCGAGGTCCGCGACGTGATCGTGAGCGGCGGCGATCCGCTGGCGATGGGCACCGATCGCCTGGTGCGCCTCGTCGCCGCGGTGCGCGCGATCCCCACCGTGGAGACGATTCGGCTGGCGACGCGCGTCCCCGTGACCCTCCCCATGCGCATCACCCGCGAGCTCACGCAGGCGCTCCGCCCCTTTCACCCGCTCTGGGTGATGACGCACTTCAACCACCCGAAGGAGCTCACCCGCGAATCGATCGCAGCCTGCACCCGTCTCGCCGACGCCGGCTTCCCCGTGATGAACCAGTCCGTGCTCTTGCGCGGCATCAACGACGACGCCGCCACCTTGGAGCAGCTGTTCCGCGGCCTGGTGCGCGCCCGCGTCCGCCCGTACTACCTTTTGCAAACCGACCCCGTGCGCGGCACCGGCCACTTGCGCACCTCGCTCGAGCGCGGCGTTCAAATCATGAGCGAGCTGCAAGGCCGCCTCTCGGGCATCGCGCTCCCCAAGCTCATTTGCGACACCCCCGGCGGCAAGGGCAAGGTGCCGCTCTCGCCCAACTACGTCGTCTCGGCCGAAGACGGCCGTACGGTGCTCACCACGTTTCGCGGCGAGCAGGTCGCGTACATCGATCCGCCCGCCTAG
- a CDS encoding response regulator, with product MASALRMPPFVPMSVLVVCEDPEELRTFQQSAEHMGDRVTGARDLAEAIALAASLRPELAFVDVTLGEGTGLSLVHHLQTASEGTTIYAMAPSPKLDMALEGLTLGATGMVTLPTTGDAILRAIGEVREKRGTMRHRELLEAQLAHSRTSIEAMRHLVKLAVRGAMPELMRAIADAVVDVGGAHAVAVYQPEGATMGRIASSGTSTAPEIAAPPDLERFGAAKGRETFALGPGAIVVEGIDPAHRPAVADLASFASSLVLLAQRAAGGVAHDPEPTRFETVARFRELLAREVEDASRHARKVSTVCVVLSDPLGAIRRPLKLKEAFRPIARAGDVLGRDEGDDEVWLLLPNTGSLSAQLTRRKIGFGAVGSATFPQDAATVDDLMKLSRKRAELSLRSPVRMLDLGRKGLRAIVEALLASPLLDAGDGSPFPLDLAVPAAISLVHHACIEARRGGPISVMVSGPHGVGFAAPVREACTVAGELHDVVEVDLRGTGDEGVDVIVVTAAHGTWTCCGVLQRDRFKAVHAADVMLADLLARKLSEKLAAMAHPAHGVGA from the coding sequence ATGGCGTCGGCCCTGCGCATGCCGCCGTTCGTGCCGATGTCCGTGCTCGTCGTTTGCGAGGACCCGGAGGAGCTCCGCACGTTCCAGCAAAGCGCCGAGCACATGGGCGATCGCGTGACCGGCGCGCGCGATCTCGCGGAGGCCATCGCGCTCGCGGCGAGCCTTCGGCCGGAGCTCGCGTTCGTCGACGTGACCTTGGGGGAGGGGACCGGCTTGTCCCTGGTGCACCACCTGCAAACCGCGTCGGAGGGAACGACCATCTATGCGATGGCGCCCTCGCCCAAGCTCGACATGGCGCTGGAAGGCCTCACCTTGGGGGCGACCGGCATGGTGACCTTGCCCACCACGGGCGACGCCATCCTGCGCGCCATCGGCGAGGTGCGCGAAAAGCGCGGAACCATGCGGCACCGCGAGCTCCTGGAAGCGCAGCTCGCGCACTCGCGCACGTCGATCGAGGCCATGCGCCACCTGGTCAAGCTGGCCGTGCGCGGCGCCATGCCCGAGCTGATGCGCGCCATCGCCGACGCCGTGGTGGACGTGGGCGGCGCGCACGCCGTCGCCGTGTATCAGCCCGAGGGCGCCACCATGGGCCGGATCGCGTCGTCGGGGACCTCGACCGCCCCGGAGATCGCGGCCCCGCCCGACCTCGAGCGGTTCGGCGCCGCCAAAGGCCGCGAGACGTTTGCGCTGGGCCCCGGGGCCATCGTCGTCGAGGGCATCGACCCCGCGCACCGGCCCGCGGTGGCCGATCTGGCGTCGTTTGCGTCTTCCCTGGTGCTGCTCGCCCAGCGCGCGGCCGGCGGGGTGGCGCACGATCCCGAGCCGACCCGCTTCGAGACGGTGGCCCGATTTCGCGAGCTCCTCGCGCGCGAGGTCGAAGACGCCAGCCGCCATGCGCGCAAGGTCTCCACCGTGTGCGTCGTGCTCTCCGATCCGCTCGGCGCCATCCGCCGCCCGCTCAAGCTGAAAGAGGCCTTCCGCCCCATCGCGCGCGCGGGCGACGTCCTCGGCCGCGACGAGGGCGACGACGAAGTGTGGCTCCTCTTGCCCAACACCGGCTCCCTCAGCGCGCAGCTCACGCGCCGCAAGATCGGCTTCGGCGCCGTGGGCTCGGCCACCTTTCCGCAAGACGCCGCCACCGTGGACGACCTGATGAAGCTCTCGCGAAAGCGCGCCGAGCTCTCCTTGCGCTCCCCCGTGCGCATGCTCGACCTCGGCCGCAAAGGCCTTCGCGCCATCGTGGAGGCGCTCTTGGCGAGCCCCCTGCTCGACGCCGGCGACGGCTCCCCATTTCCGCTCGACCTCGCCGTCCCCGCCGCGATCTCCTTGGTGCACCATGCATGCATCGAAGCGAGGCGCGGCGGTCCCATCTCCGTGATGGTCTCCGGGCCCCATGGCGTGGGCTTCGCCGCGCCCGTGCGCGAGGCGTGCACGGTGGCCGGCGAGCTCCACGACGTGGTCGAAGTGGACCTCCGCGGCACGGGCGACGAAGGGGTCGACGTGATCGTGGTCACCGCCGCGCACGGCACATGGACGTGCTGCGGCGTTCTCCAGCGCGATCGCTTCAAGGCCGTTCACGCCGCCGATGTGATGCTGGCGGATCTCCTTGCCCGCAAGCTCTCCGAGAAGCTCGCGGCCATGGCGCATCCGGCGCACGGGGTGGGTGCATGA
- a CDS encoding DUF4388 domain-containing protein: MSGGRDPIATLREFVRAKKTGALAIRDGKTVAEVRLSAGNIDDATGFGATGEKALYRALSLAGAAWSFEHGAPGARRIRTPTEQILSSAPRVLAEMERLRSAFPDPHERPLLAVETDPALPLAISTSGRALLVHVRAPILLGALLDRVAAPDLEILAALHELERTGRVILLASPKERIPLGTDEELSNLARSVRQRRRLQVGGAVRIVFAGSPHRLAVLAHGASCLEGASPLPHGAPAVPMPHPVARLPLHGDLPLEIALCPLVPAYSPLWPMAMKGTFAVVRVDEAAEHLIDPACEASGLRPVDARELVPSYDPTRVADVAKLVTRALAR; encoded by the coding sequence ATGAGCGGGGGTCGCGACCCGATCGCGACCTTGCGTGAGTTCGTTCGCGCGAAGAAGACGGGCGCGCTCGCGATCCGCGACGGAAAGACCGTGGCCGAGGTGCGCCTCTCCGCGGGCAACATCGACGACGCCACCGGCTTTGGCGCCACCGGTGAAAAGGCGCTCTACCGCGCCCTCTCGCTCGCCGGCGCGGCCTGGAGCTTCGAGCACGGGGCGCCAGGCGCGCGCCGCATCCGCACCCCCACGGAGCAAATCTTGAGCAGCGCGCCGCGGGTGCTGGCGGAGATGGAGCGCCTTCGCAGCGCGTTCCCCGATCCGCACGAGCGCCCGCTCCTCGCAGTGGAGACCGATCCGGCGCTGCCGCTGGCCATCAGCACCTCGGGCCGGGCGCTGCTCGTGCACGTGCGCGCGCCCATCCTGCTGGGCGCGCTGCTCGACCGCGTGGCGGCGCCGGATCTCGAGATCCTGGCGGCGCTGCACGAGCTCGAACGAACGGGGCGCGTGATCCTGCTCGCCTCGCCCAAAGAGCGCATCCCGCTGGGGACCGACGAGGAGCTCTCGAACCTCGCGCGCTCGGTGCGGCAGCGGAGACGTTTGCAGGTCGGGGGCGCGGTCCGGATCGTCTTCGCGGGCTCGCCGCATCGCCTGGCGGTGCTCGCGCACGGGGCTTCGTGCCTCGAGGGCGCCTCGCCCTTGCCTCACGGGGCGCCGGCGGTCCCCATGCCGCACCCGGTGGCGCGCCTCCCGTTGCACGGCGACCTTCCGCTCGAAATCGCGCTCTGCCCGCTGGTGCCCGCCTATTCGCCGCTCTGGCCCATGGCCATGAAGGGCACCTTCGCCGTCGTCCGCGTGGACGAGGCCGCGGAGCACCTCATCGACCCCGCGTGCGAAGCCTCGGGACTGCGCCCCGTGGACGCGCGCGAGCTCGTTCCCAGCTACGATCCGACCCGCGTCGCCGACGTGGCCAAGCTCGTAACCCGCGCGCTCGCGCGCTGA